The candidate division WOR-3 bacterium genomic interval TTCTCGTAGGCTACGTAGAACTCGGGCTTGCCGTCGCCGTCGATGTCGTTGGTCGTGAACAGGTCCGCACCGTTCGGTTGCCAGACCGTGTCCTGGTACACGACCTCGTACTGGTCATCGCCGGTACACTCCCAGACAGACATCGTGCCGGAACTACCCAGCGAGGCGGAAGCGAAGTTCATCTTCCCGTCCACGTCGAAGTCGCCGTAGGTCGACCTGTAACACGCATGCAGGCTGTCTTGCCACACCAGTTCGTTCCGGTTGTTGCCCGTGTTCTCCCAGACCCAGTTCGTGTAGAGGACGATCTCACTGTGCCCATCCTGGTCGAGGTCGGGCGGCAAGTAGGTTGGCACAGGAATAGCCATGTTCTGGGCGTAGCGGTAGTACCAGGAAAGAGAGCAAGGATAGCTGAAGCTGTCAGGGCTTTCCAGCGTCATCAGGATGTCATAGAACACGCCGCCACCCACTTCCTCTGTGCCAATGCATGCTAAATCAGTCAGACCATCGTCGTCGATGTCACCGGCAGCGAAGGGAAGTGAGTTCCCGGTCGTTATTCCCGGTGGCGGCGGATCGGCCCCGGTGACAGCATATGCAAGCGAGAACCGGTTCCATCCTTGGTGTTCCCAGACTTCTCTTCGTAGCGGATCGCTAGGGTACACCGTACCAGTGTAGAAGATCATCTCTGGCAAAGTATCGCGGTCACTATCGCAGCAGACCACGCGGCCTTCAGAACCATGGTGTAAGCCTGATGGGGCCTGCGCGACTCTCCTCATACTGCTTGCGCCGAGAACGGCCATGCACCCGGCAAGGACCGAGAGAAAACGTCTGACCACGAGAGGGAGCGGGGAGGCGCTTGGTGCCTCCCCGCTGCTCCTGT includes:
- a CDS encoding VCBS repeat-containing protein — its product is MAVLGASSMRRVAQAPSGLHHGSEGRVVCCDSDRDTLPEMIFYTGTVYPSDPLRREVWEHQGWNRFSLAYAVTGADPPPPGITTGNSLPFAAGDIDDDGLTDLACIGTEEVGGGVFYDILMTLESPDSFSYPCSLSWYYRYAQNMAIPVPTYLPPDLDQDGHSEIVLYTNWVWENTGNNRNELVWQDSLHACYRSTYGDFDVDGKMNFASASLGSSGTMSVWECTGDDQYEVVYQDTVWQPNGADLFTTNDIDGDGKPEFYVAYENVPRGKMYLYMWEADQVGSDAYHRTLVDSVWFSGTNWGRISECGDIDADGIDECIWTTPDIIKVYKATGNDQLQEVWHWDSDHAGFRSLVSTVYDINNDGYNEL